A stretch of the Petroclostridium xylanilyticum genome encodes the following:
- a CDS encoding ImmA/IrrE family metallo-endopeptidase: MVFVKIKAAKIRQLISCGVKSMEFILREAERLIQKHKTRNPFEIADCLNINVLYRPLGKLKGIYIYTRRSRYICINNELDSPARRLVCAHEIGHDRFHRHLAKMNPQAQELISYDMSSKPEREANVFAAEILLPDDEVIKLINDADMNFFRAARELYVPPELMDFKFQILKNRGYRLEAPLNATGDFLKK, from the coding sequence ATGGTGTTCGTAAAAATAAAGGCAGCAAAAATCCGCCAACTGATTAGCTGCGGGGTGAAAAGTATGGAATTTATTTTAAGAGAAGCCGAGAGGTTGATCCAAAAGCATAAAACCCGAAACCCTTTTGAGATTGCCGATTGTCTTAATATTAATGTTCTCTACAGACCGCTCGGCAAGCTTAAAGGGATTTACATATACACAAGGCGGAGCCGATATATCTGCATTAACAATGAATTGGACAGTCCTGCCAGACGATTGGTATGCGCTCATGAAATTGGCCATGACCGCTTCCACAGGCATTTGGCCAAAATGAATCCCCAGGCCCAGGAGCTTATCAGCTATGATATGTCATCAAAGCCGGAAAGGGAAGCAAATGTTTTCGCTGCTGAAATTCTCTTGCCTGATGATGAGGTTATAAAACTGATAAATGACGCAGATATGAATTTTTTCAGGGCCGCAAGGGAACTTTATGTACCACCGGAATTAATGGATTTCAAATTTCAGATATTGAAAAACAGAGGCTACAGGCTTGAAGCTCCATTAAATGCGACAGGAGATTTCCTGAAAAAGTAG
- a CDS encoding helix-turn-helix domain-containing protein, whose product MQFGDKIRLLRKRAGISQKDFAEQLGITRRALVYYENGERFPREAGLIDKIAGFFNVSSDFLTDDSESIAMTKEEIFLEEAKAEDKLRGKSEAKKFIETTKCLFAGGELSEEDKDALFEVLTEIYFDSKKKAKKYGVRKNKGSKNPPTD is encoded by the coding sequence ATGCAGTTTGGCGATAAAATTAGATTATTACGTAAAAGGGCAGGCATTTCCCAGAAGGATTTTGCAGAGCAGCTCGGGATTACAAGGCGGGCTTTGGTCTATTATGAAAACGGTGAGCGTTTTCCGCGGGAGGCAGGACTAATTGATAAAATCGCCGGTTTCTTTAACGTATCTTCAGATTTCCTCACAGACGATAGCGAAAGCATTGCAATGACTAAGGAAGAAATATTTTTAGAGGAAGCAAAAGCAGAAGATAAGTTGAGGGGAAAAAGCGAAGCAAAAAAATTCATTGAAACTACAAAATGTTTATTTGCCGGTGGAGAATTATCAGAAGAAGATAAAGATGCGCTTTTTGAGGTATTAACCGAAATATACTTTGACTCGAAGAAAAAAGCCAAAAAGTATGGTGTTCGTAAAAATAAAGGCAGCAAAAATCCGCCAACTGATTAG